The following are encoded together in the Bubalus bubalis isolate 160015118507 breed Murrah chromosome 14, NDDB_SH_1, whole genome shotgun sequence genome:
- the LOC102412748 gene encoding major prion protein produces the protein MVKRHIGSWILVLFVVMWSDVGLCKKRPKPGGGWNTGGSRYPGQGSPGGNRYPSQGGGGWGQPHGGGWGQPHGGGWGQPHGGGWGQPHGGGWGQPHGGGGWGQGGTHGQWNKPSKPKTNMKHMAGAAAAGAVVGGLGGYMLGSAMSRPLIHFGNDYEDRYYRENMHRYPNQVYYRPVDQYSNQNNFVHDCVNITVKEHTVTTTTKGENFTETDIKMMERVVEQMCITQYQRESQAYYQRGASVILFSSPPVILLISLLIFLIVG, from the coding sequence ATGGTGAAAAGACACATAGGCAGTTGGATCCTGGTTCTCTTTGTGGTCATGTGGAGTGACGTGGGCCTCTGCAAGAAGCGACCAAAACCTGGAGGAGGATGGAACACTGGGGGGAGCCGATACCCGGGACAGGGCAGTCCTGGAGGCAACCGTTATCCATCTCAGGGAGGGGGTGGCTGGGGTCAGCCCCATGGAGGTGGCTGGGGCCAGCCTCATGGAGGTGGCTGGGGCCAACCTCATGGAGGTGGCTGGGGTCAGCCGCATGGTGGTGGCTGGGGACAGCCACATGGTGGTGGAGGCTGGGGTCAAGGTGGTACCCACGGTCAATGGAACAAGCCCAGTAAGCCAAAAACCAACATGAAGCATATGGCAGGAGCTGCTGCAGCTGGAGCAGTGGTAGGGGGCCTTGGTGGCTACATGCTGGGAAGTGCCATGAGCAGGCCTCTTATACATTTTGGTAATGACTATGAGGACCGTTACTATCGTGAAAACATGCACCGTTACCCCAACCAAGTGTACTACAGGCCAGTGGATCAGTATAGTAACCAGAACAACTTTGTGCATGACTGTGTCAACATCACAGTCAAGGAACACacagtcaccaccaccaccaagggggAGAACTTCACCGAAACTGACATCAAGATGATGGAGCGAGTGGTGGAGCAAATGTGCATCACCCAGTACCAGAGAGAATCCCAGGCTTATTACCAACGAGGGGCAAGTGtgatcctcttctcttcccctcctgTGATCCTCCTCAtctctttgctcatttttctcatAGTAGGATAG